In Pseudoalteromonas piratica, the following proteins share a genomic window:
- a CDS encoding LysR family transcriptional regulator, which produces MANNIFDGIPIFVQVVKLGGFGAAAEAMNHSNSHVSKVISKLEERVGVRLLNRTTRSISLTPEGQVFFNHCEQLVNDTEQALQSISPSDEKPKGSLKVSCPLGLSKGLLQPALSEYLSLYPNVSLEWNISDEKVDLINEGYDLAIRATPALDDSTLICKRLTSVPTYTVISKKYIERYGKPHHPRELSNHHCICYSNLKKADKWEFIDKNGSEFTVPVKERIRCNNGHMELAMALDGHGIVRLPEFFLAEALENKDIEVLFADFPAKEVHVYAVYPSRKHLSPKVRKFVELLQNKLT; this is translated from the coding sequence ATGGCTAATAATATATTTGATGGTATTCCCATCTTTGTGCAAGTAGTAAAACTCGGTGGTTTTGGCGCAGCGGCCGAAGCAATGAATCATTCTAACTCTCATGTCAGTAAAGTCATTAGTAAGTTAGAAGAACGTGTTGGCGTTCGTTTACTAAATCGTACAACGCGCTCAATTTCACTTACGCCAGAGGGACAAGTGTTTTTTAATCACTGTGAACAATTGGTTAATGATACTGAGCAAGCATTACAATCGATCTCGCCAAGTGATGAAAAACCCAAAGGAAGCTTAAAGGTGAGTTGCCCACTCGGCTTAAGTAAGGGGCTGTTACAACCTGCATTGTCGGAGTATTTATCGCTTTATCCCAATGTCAGTTTGGAATGGAACATTAGCGATGAAAAAGTCGACCTAATAAACGAAGGTTACGATTTAGCCATTCGTGCTACACCAGCACTTGATGACTCAACCTTAATTTGTAAACGACTGACCAGTGTGCCGACCTATACCGTTATTAGTAAAAAATATATTGAACGGTATGGTAAACCCCATCATCCACGGGAACTTTCTAATCATCATTGCATTTGCTATAGCAACTTGAAAAAGGCTGATAAATGGGAGTTTATTGATAAAAATGGCAGTGAATTTACAGTGCCCGTAAAAGAACGCATTCGCTGCAATAACGGCCATATGGAATTAGCAATGGCGTTAGATGGCCATGGCATTGTTCGGTTACCTGAGTTCTTTTTAGCTGAGGCATTAGAAAACAAGGATATTGAAGTACTATTTGCAGATTTTCCTGCAAAAGAAGTGCATGTCTACGCGGTTTATCCTAGCCGAAAACACTTATCGCCCAAGGTAAGAAAGTTCGTTGAGTTATTGCAAAACAAGCTGACATAA
- a CDS encoding NADPH-dependent FMN reductase produces the protein MKLLAFAATNNSQSINKQLVQYAASLVNADVEILDLNDFEMPIYSQDREQQGGIPEQAQTFYKKIGDADAVVISFAEHNGSYTAAYKNLFDWTSRINMKVYQDKPVVLMATSPGPGGAQSVLGAATGSAGFFAMDVKGSFSLPSFFDNFDVEKGQITNSEFTDKLSTIMAQLG, from the coding sequence ATGAAACTTTTAGCATTTGCAGCAACAAACAACAGTCAGTCTATTAACAAGCAATTAGTACAATACGCAGCATCATTAGTGAATGCAGACGTTGAAATTTTAGATTTAAACGACTTTGAGATGCCAATTTACAGCCAAGATCGTGAACAACAAGGCGGTATTCCCGAGCAAGCACAAACCTTTTACAAAAAAATCGGTGATGCAGATGCGGTTGTAATTTCATTTGCTGAGCATAACGGCTCTTACACAGCGGCTTACAAAAACTTATTCGATTGGACATCTCGCATTAATATGAAAGTTTACCAAGATAAACCTGTGGTATTAATGGCAACATCACCGGGTCCAGGTGGTGCGCAAAGTGTCTTAGGTGCAGCAACAGGTTCCGCTGGTTTCTTTGCGATGGATGTTAAAGGCAGTTTTTCACTACCAAGCTTTTTCGATAACTTTGATGTAGAAAAAGGCCAAATCACTAACAGCGAATTTACCGATAAATTATCAACCATTATGGCGCAACTTGGTTAA
- a CDS encoding PadR family transcriptional regulator — MGKSDKFLGEFEQMVLLALLQLKDNAYGAAIRQLLDQQIARTVALGALYATLERLEKKGLVSSKLGEATPERGGRPKRFFKVTNDGLNALQRAKDAMDTLWQNVPNQPFEV, encoded by the coding sequence GTGGGTAAAAGTGATAAATTTTTAGGTGAGTTTGAGCAAATGGTATTGCTCGCTTTATTGCAGCTAAAAGATAACGCGTATGGCGCAGCTATTCGCCAACTGTTAGACCAACAAATTGCACGCACGGTTGCCCTAGGCGCACTTTACGCCACCCTTGAACGTCTTGAAAAGAAAGGCTTAGTGTCATCAAAACTAGGGGAAGCAACCCCCGAACGCGGCGGTCGTCCAAAACGTTTTTTTAAAGTGACCAATGATGGATTAAATGCGTTACAGCGGGCAAAAGACGCCATGGATACCCTTTGGCAAAACGTTCCAAATCAACCTTTTGAAGTATAA